Sequence from the Clostridium botulinum genome:
TTCTCTTGGGTCCCATCTTAGAGTAGTTCCATCTACCTCAATAAATTTTGATTCATCATCAAATGGAGTGAAATTTAATTTTTTTGCTTCTTTTAAAGCAAGTCTTGCTGCAGTTGTTTTACCAACTCCAGGTGGTCCGTATAATATAATATGTTGAGGATATGGAGAAGATAATTTAGATATTAATGATTTAATAGCACGTTCTTGACCTACTACTTCATCAAAACTATCTGGTCTTAAAAAGCTCATTATATTTTTACTAGTTACCTTTTCATCTAAAGAAACTAAATTATTCAATTTACTCATAGTGTTGTTATTTTCAACACCTTTTTGCTTCTTAATTACAGATAATCTTACTTCATCAATATACTTTTCTTGTTTCTCCATTATTGCCTGTTCAACCTTCATTTCTATTTTGTTTTGAACATACTTTTTGGCAATCTCATTTACAATAAGTTCTATAATTATTTTTACTTCTTGTTCTAAGTCCTCTTCTTTAGGAATTCCTTTTTTCTCACCCTCAGATAGTATAGTCTTTAAAGCAAATACTCTATCACAATTATCTTGTGATTTTACATATCTATCTAATTTAAATCTAACAACTCTAGATCTAAATGCACCTTTATCTAAAATATTTTTTGTTACATTAAATAAAGCGTCTATTTGAGCTTCTATTGATAAATTCCCACTCATTATACTATTTAATAAGTTTGTTTCTTCATTTGATTTCAAAACAAATCCCCCTTATTATTGTGGAAGTATATTTACTTTCATTTTTGTGCTAACTTCAGGATATAATTTAACTTCTATATCATAATTTCCTGCTAACTTTATTGTATCCATTACTATTTTCTTTTTATCTATTTCAACATTATATTGAGTTTTTATTAATGAAGCAATGTCTTTACTAGTAATAGCACCAAATAATTTTCCACTTTCACCTATCTTAGTTTTTATTGTTATTTCTTTTCCTTTTAGTTCTCCAGCTAATTTTTGTGCTGCTTCTATTTCAGCTAATTTTTTCTTTCTTTCATTCTCTTTTTTGTTATTTAAAATATGCATATTTGAATCAGTAGCTTCTTGAGCTAATTTCCTAGGAAATAAAAAGTTTCTTGCATATCCATCTGAAGCTTCTATAACTTCACCCTTTTTACCTATCTTTTTAACATCTTGTAATAAAATAACTTTCATAATTAATCTCCCACCTTTAAATATTTTTTTATTGCTTCTTTTAAGTCATAAACTACATCTTCAATTTTAGCGTCTGATACTTTTGCACCTGCAATATTCATATGCCCTCCGCCCCCTAAGGTTTCTAGGACTATCTGAACATTTATATCCCCAGCTGATCTTCCACTTATATATATATCATTGTTTATTTGTGCTAAAACAAAAGATACATTTATCCCAGATATATTTAATAGTTCATCAGCCGCTTTGGCTACAATTACAGTATCCACATTTTTAGGACATATTGCAATAGCTATATTGTCATTTACTTCTGCAGATTTTATTGTTTCTGCAATAAGTAAATAATTTTCTAAATCATCACTAAATATTTTTTTGATTTCTATAGTATCTGCCCCTGATTTTCTTAAAAATGATGCTGCCTCAAATGTTCTTACTCCGGTCTTAAACAAGAAACCTTTAGTATCCATAAAAATTCCTGCAAGTAACCCTTCTGCTTCAATTCGAGCTAACTTTGGCTTTTCAACCATATATTGAATTATTTCAGTAACCATCTCTGAAGTTGATGATGCATATACCTCTATATAATTTAATATATCACCCTCAATCATATCAGGACTTCTCCTGTGATGATCTATGATTACTTTTCTCTTAGCCTTCATAACTAATTCTAAATCAGATACATAACTTTTATTGTGAACATCTACTATTATAAACAATGAATCATCATCTAAATCATTTTTTGCTTTTTCTGTTGATATAAATAAATCATCATATTTAGGATCTTTCATCAAATTATCCAAATAATATTCTATTGCATTTGTATCATTCTGCAATACAATTTTACAAGATTTACCTAATTGTTTAATAACACTTGCTAATCCCATAGCTGCTCCAAAACAATCCATATCAGGATTCTTATGTCCTATAATATAAACATTGCTACTTACAAATATTAATTCATTTAAAGCATGTGCGACAACTCTAGCTCTAACTCTTGTTCTTTTTTCTATTTCTTTAGTATTTCCACCAAAGAATTTTATTTCATCATTACTTTTAACAACAGTCTGATCTCCGCCTCTACCTAATGCTAATTCCTTTGCTGTATTAGCATACTTAGCATTTTCAGCTGGAGATATTCCCCCTCTACCAATACCGATACTTAACGTAACTTCAATCTTATTTCCCTTATCTATTTTTGAAATTTCATCTAGTATTTTAAATTTCTCATCAATCTGCTTCTTTATAAAATTATCTTGAATAGATAAAACATATTTATTAGTATCATACTTTTTTATCATTGCTTTTAAATTATTAGCATATGCATTTATTGTTCTTTCTATTTCTGCAACTAGTAAAGGTCGATTACTTTCTTCAGTTGTTTCTAATGCCTCAGTAAAATTATCAACTTCAATTAACATAACACTTTCTTTTGTCGTTTCATAACCTATTATTTCAGTAACATCATTAAAGTACACTAAATATAATTCTACATTATCTTCTAAATTAATTTTAGTTGCATAAGTATCATATAATTTTCCTTTTATTTTTAATCTTTGGTGTAGTGTTTCCTTGTCGTTTAATATACGACCTAAATTTATACCCCTAGCTATACTTAAAATGTTTTTATTTGATGATTCTTCATTAGATTTCAATTCAGTAAATATAGAATTGCTCCATACGATATCACCATTTCTTTGAATTAAAGCTAAGGGATGCACAAACTGAAATATATTACTTTCTATACCGTTATTAAGTTTTTCTATAAATTCATCAATATCATTATCTTTTTTCCAATAATAATTTAGCTGATAAAAATTATCTACTAAATAAACCAGAAAAATTATCAATGCTATTCCCGAATAATTAAAATAATATAAAATTAATGAAAGTAAAATTAATATAATCGGCTTAAGTAACCTCCTAATAGTTGTTACTTTATTCATAAAAAAAGCCTCCTAAATTTATTATTAATCTTTTCTATTATTGATATAGGTCTTAAGCTTACTTAGACTTTTGCCATCTTTTTCAACTTCATCTTCAGCTCTTATTCCTAATTCTAAATTTTCTTTCATAACATGATCAACTTCTGCAAAAGAATATCCTAATTTTTCTGCAAGAACATATAGTATACTAATCGCGCCTGAAATACAATCTAATATGGAATTACGAGTAACATTGCTACCCTTTGTTAATAATCTGAAAAATTCCCCTACAATACATAATAATTGAGCTTTTAAATTTTCTATTATTTTAACACTAGTCATTATATTTAATTCATCTTTTTTCATCTAAAATCACCTCACACTTCCCAACCCTGTATAATTATTTTAAATTTTTTTACTTACTAATGCAAGGTATATACATATTTATTTGTATTATTTTTCCATTTATTTGTATAATAGCTATAAATCCGTTTAAATTAAAGATTTCTGTATAATAAAAAACCCCTGATTTCTCAGGGGAGTAATTTTATTACTATTCAGTTGTGAATGGTAATAAAGCTATGTTTCTTGCTCTCTTAATAGCATCTGTTAATTGTCTTTGATGCTTAGCACAAGTTCCAGAAATTCTTCTTGGAAGTATCTTACCTCTTTCAGTAACATACTTTCTTAACTTGTTTATATCTTTATAATCGATAGAATCAGCTTTATCTACACAAAAAGCACAAACTTTTCTTTTAGATCTTCTAGCTCTTCCGCCAGATCTTCTATTATCTTCTCTGCTCATGTTATTCCCTCCTTACCTAAATTAGAATGGCATATCTCCATCATCTACTGGAGTTATGTCTTCTTCAAAGTTCATATCATCAAATGGATTATTTGATGATGAATATTCAGTGTTGTTACCATAATTAGTACCAACATTTCCTGAAGCATTTGATTTACTTAAAAATTGAACTTCTGTAGCAACTACTTCTGTAACATATCTCTTTGTTCCATCTTTTGCTTCATAATTTCTGGTTTGAATTCTACCGCTTATAGCCATTTGGCTACCCTTACTCATGTAATTCGCAGTACTTTCAGCTTGTTTTCCCCATACAACTACAGGTACAAAGTCCGCTTCTTTTTGACCAGATTTAGAATTATACTTATCAACTGCTAATGTTAAGGTAGTTACTGCTGTTCCAGCTCCAGGAGTAAATCTTAGTTCTGGATCTTTCGTCAATCTTCCGATTAAAACTACTTTGTTCATTTAAAACACCACCTTAAACTTCTTCTTTAACAATGATATGTCTGATTATACCATCAGTAATTCTGAATACTCTATCTAATTCTTTTGGTAATTCAGGACCAGCATTAAAGCTAACTAAAGTGTAGTAACCATCGCTAACCTTTGATATTTCATAAGCAAGTTTTCTCTTACCCCAGAAATCAACGTTTTCGATTGTTCCTCCACCATTTTCTATAACACCTTTAAACTTTTCGATGTTTGTTTTTACAGTTTCTTCATCGAATGATGGATGTTGTATAAATATAGTTTCATACTTTCTCATCATTTTCACCTCCTTTGGACTAACGGCTGTGTTATTCACACAGCAGGGATTTCATTTTCTAATTATATCAGTGTAAAATCATTAATTCAAGTTTTTTTTACTTTTTATACTAATCTTCAGTTTTTTTTACCTTTTTTGCTCTTGTTTGAAATTTACTTCTAGGAAGCATTATTATTCTACCGCATCCTGTACATTTTATTTTTATATCTGCTCCTAATCTAATAATTTCAAATTCATATGAACCACATGGGTGTTGTTTTTTCATTTTTACTATTTCACCAAGTTCAAATGTTTCTATCATTATAAATCCCCCTTTTCCATATTAGTACTTACTAATTGAGTCTTAGGATATGGTATTTCTATCCCCTCTTTATCCAATCTCAATTTTATTAATTTTCTTAATTCTCTTTCCATTTCCCATTGCTTAAGTGGTTTACTTTTTCCAATTACTCTAATTGTTACACTTGAAGCATTTAAAGCATTTACTCCCAAAACTTCCATAGGCTCTCTTATATCTTCATTATCTTGTTCAAAATCCGAACACACTTCTTTTATTATAGAAATAGCATTATCTATATTTTCTTCATATGCGATATCAACATCTACTATAAATCTTATATTTCCTCTTGAATGATTAGTTACCTCTATAATTGAACCATTAGGAATAGAATGAATATCTCCAGTAAAATCTTTTATTATTGTAGTTCTAATTCCTATACTTTCAACTAGTCCACTAAAGGTTCCTACTGTTATATGATCTCCAACTCCAAATTGATCTTCAAATAATATAAAAAATCCATTTATTAAATCTTTAATCAAGCTTTGAGCACCAAATCCAACAGCTAATCCACCCATACTAGCAAATGTAAATGATAATCCATTAAACAACGTAGATATTATAGATGCCACACCTATAAAATAAACGGAATATTTTAAAACACTCTTCATCACTTCTCCAAGTGTTTTTGCACGTTGTGAGTCTAGAGATAGCATTGTATTGCTTTTTATTTGTCTTTCAACAAACTTCTTAATTAAGTAA
This genomic interval carries:
- the rpsF gene encoding 30S ribosomal protein S6 — encoded protein: MRKYETIFIQHPSFDEETVKTNIEKFKGVIENGGGTIENVDFWGKRKLAYEISKVSDGYYTLVSFNAGPELPKELDRVFRITDGIIRHIIVKEEV
- a CDS encoding DUF951 domain-containing protein, with the protein product MIETFELGEIVKMKKQHPCGSYEFEIIRLGADIKIKCTGCGRIIMLPRSKFQTRAKKVKKTED
- the rpsR gene encoding 30S ribosomal protein S18, encoding MSREDNRRSGGRARRSKRKVCAFCVDKADSIDYKDINKLRKYVTERGKILPRRISGTCAKHQRQLTDAIKRARNIALLPFTTE
- a CDS encoding DHH family phosphoesterase; its protein translation is MNKVTTIRRLLKPIILILLSLILYYFNYSGIALIIFLVYLVDNFYQLNYYWKKDNDIDEFIEKLNNGIESNIFQFVHPLALIQRNGDIVWSNSIFTELKSNEESSNKNILSIARGINLGRILNDKETLHQRLKIKGKLYDTYATKINLEDNVELYLVYFNDVTEIIGYETTKESVMLIEVDNFTEALETTEESNRPLLVAEIERTINAYANNLKAMIKKYDTNKYVLSIQDNFIKKQIDEKFKILDEISKIDKGNKIEVTLSIGIGRGGISPAENAKYANTAKELALGRGGDQTVVKSNDEIKFFGGNTKEIEKRTRVRARVVAHALNELIFVSSNVYIIGHKNPDMDCFGAAMGLASVIKQLGKSCKIVLQNDTNAIEYYLDNLMKDPKYDDLFISTEKAKNDLDDDSLFIIVDVHNKSYVSDLELVMKAKRKVIIDHHRRSPDMIEGDILNYIEVYASSTSEMVTEIIQYMVEKPKLARIEAEGLLAGIFMDTKGFLFKTGVRTFEAASFLRKSGADTIEIKKIFSDDLENYLLIAETIKSAEVNDNIAIAICPKNVDTVIVAKAADELLNISGINVSFVLAQINNDIYISGRSAGDINVQIVLETLGGGGHMNIAGAKVSDAKIEDVVYDLKEAIKKYLKVGD
- a CDS encoding mechanosensitive ion channel family protein, with the translated sequence MINYLIKFDWSQEEIKLGKISIGLNNIEYLVNKSLRILSVFILMYISIKIGNYLIKKFVERQIKSNTMLSLDSQRAKTLGEVMKSVLKYSVYFIGVASIISTLFNGLSFTFASMGGLAVGFGAQSLIKDLINGFFILFEDQFGVGDHITVGTFSGLVESIGIRTTIIKDFTGDIHSIPNGSIIEVTNHSRGNIRFIVDVDIAYEENIDNAISIIKEVCSDFEQDNEDIREPMEVLGVNALNASSVTIRVIGKSKPLKQWEMERELRKLIKLRLDKEGIEIPYPKTQLVSTNMEKGDL
- a CDS encoding single-stranded DNA-binding protein, with protein sequence MNKVVLIGRLTKDPELRFTPGAGTAVTTLTLAVDKYNSKSGQKEADFVPVVVWGKQAESTANYMSKGSQMAISGRIQTRNYEAKDGTKRYVTEVVATEVQFLSKSNASGNVGTNYGNNTEYSSSNNPFDDMNFEEDITPVDDGDMPF
- a CDS encoding MazG-like family protein; this translates as MKKDELNIMTSVKIIENLKAQLLCIVGEFFRLLTKGSNVTRNSILDCISGAISILYVLAEKLGYSFAEVDHVMKENLELGIRAEDEVEKDGKSLSKLKTYINNRKD
- the rplI gene encoding 50S ribosomal protein L9 → MKVILLQDVKKIGKKGEVIEASDGYARNFLFPRKLAQEATDSNMHILNNKKENERKKKLAEIEAAQKLAGELKGKEITIKTKIGESGKLFGAITSKDIASLIKTQYNVEIDKKKIVMDTIKLAGNYDIEVKLYPEVSTKMKVNILPQ